One genomic window of Luteitalea pratensis includes the following:
- a CDS encoding serine hydrolase domain-containing protein, with protein sequence MRGCAFAAMAVLGLAACAGPGSDLERETRALLERKSWPATSVLVLEGNTFRLNLGHRTPQGHDPQDLVYPLGSISKMFTAAALHRLAERGEVDLQAPVAQYLADWPPAWHAVRVHQLLGHTSGVPDFWFVPQAAKLVAVPAARAADLARVMAREPLQFDPGSRFSYSNTAYQAAARIVEQIAAVSYDVYLTREFFTPLGMASMHHCRGSSEEVNGHVLRGGTVEAIAPENYETARGDGGLCGSARDLARWFRAMAGGSLTRAPAWQAYTSPQRLTDGTVVPYGHGISLRPLADHRKLGHHGAMTGHTGMVAWYPERDLVIVVLTSIGGVSADAVEQAIAAMLLDVDTPRPLDGNPPAVHAGRFDVGPFVLEVRRRNGALEVVSPPPGPNGHLVRVGPAIYALDGDPWGVALHMDCAGEQCPRMRLHMAGMEWPGRRVDP encoded by the coding sequence GTGAGGGGCTGCGCTTTTGCGGCGATGGCGGTGCTCGGCCTCGCTGCTTGCGCGGGGCCCGGTTCCGACCTCGAACGCGAAACGCGCGCGCTGCTCGAGCGCAAGTCGTGGCCGGCGACGTCAGTGCTGGTGCTCGAGGGCAACACGTTTCGTCTGAACCTCGGTCATCGCACTCCGCAGGGGCACGATCCACAGGACCTCGTCTATCCACTCGGATCGATCTCGAAGATGTTCACCGCAGCCGCGCTGCACCGGCTTGCGGAGCGTGGCGAGGTCGACCTGCAGGCGCCCGTGGCGCAGTACCTGGCAGACTGGCCGCCTGCCTGGCATGCCGTGCGCGTGCACCAGTTGCTCGGCCACACGTCCGGCGTGCCCGATTTCTGGTTCGTTCCGCAGGCCGCAAAGCTCGTCGCTGTTCCGGCCGCTCGCGCGGCCGACCTGGCACGAGTGATGGCACGCGAGCCGTTACAGTTCGATCCCGGATCGCGCTTCAGCTACAGCAACACGGCCTACCAGGCAGCGGCGCGCATCGTCGAGCAGATCGCCGCCGTGTCGTACGACGTGTACCTGACACGCGAGTTCTTCACGCCGCTGGGCATGGCGTCCATGCATCACTGTCGCGGAAGCTCCGAGGAGGTGAACGGTCACGTTCTGAGAGGCGGAACAGTGGAAGCCATCGCCCCGGAGAACTACGAGACCGCGCGCGGCGATGGCGGCCTGTGCGGAAGTGCGCGGGACCTCGCCCGCTGGTTTCGCGCGATGGCCGGTGGCTCGCTCACGCGAGCACCCGCGTGGCAGGCCTACACCTCGCCACAGCGCCTGACTGACGGCACGGTAGTGCCTTATGGCCATGGGATTTCGCTGCGACCGCTGGCTGATCACCGCAAGCTCGGACACCACGGCGCCATGACCGGGCACACGGGCATGGTCGCGTGGTATCCGGAACGCGATCTCGTAATCGTCGTGCTGACCAGCATCGGCGGCGTCTCGGCCGACGCCGTGGAACAGGCGATCGCGGCGATGCTGCTCGACGTCGACACGCCGCGGCCGCTCGATGGCAACCCACCAGCGGTGCATGCGGGACGGTTCGACGTTGGACCGTTCGTGCTGGAGGTGAGGCGACGCAATGGCGCCCTCGAGGTCGTGTCGCCCCCACCCGGCCCGAACGGACATCTCGTCCGCGTGGGTCCGGCGATCTATGCGCTCGACGGCGACCCGTGGGGCGTCGCGCTGCACATGGACTGCGCGGGCGAGCAGTGTCCCCGCATGCGCCTCCACATGGCCGGCATGGAATGGCCAGGACGACGGGTCGACCCCTGA
- a CDS encoding sigma-70 family RNA polymerase sigma factor, with the protein MPPLSPQIDPADRFEVLFREHYARVARVIGRIVRDQARAEEMAVDVFVKWRRHPAAHGDGAEGWLYRTAVRAALDAWRRERRWARLHRVLANVSGSPRTPEVLHEREREREQVHATLARLRRRDATALLLWSEDVPYEEIAAALTVRSSSVGSLLKRAQLTFRKEYEARYGTRS; encoded by the coding sequence ATGCCACCGCTCTCCCCGCAAATCGACCCGGCGGATCGTTTCGAAGTGCTCTTCAGGGAGCACTACGCCCGTGTGGCGCGCGTCATCGGACGCATCGTTCGCGATCAGGCGCGCGCCGAGGAGATGGCGGTCGACGTGTTCGTCAAGTGGCGCCGGCACCCGGCGGCGCACGGCGATGGCGCCGAAGGATGGCTGTACCGTACGGCGGTCCGGGCGGCACTCGACGCGTGGCGCCGCGAACGGCGATGGGCGCGCCTTCACCGAGTGCTGGCCAACGTCAGCGGTTCTCCGCGAACTCCCGAGGTCCTGCACGAGCGCGAGCGCGAGCGTGAACAGGTACACGCGACGCTGGCGCGGCTGCGTCGCCGCGACGCGACTGCGCTCCTGCTGTGGAGCGAAGACGTGCCCTACGAAGAGATCGCCGCGGCGCTCACGGTCCGATCGTCGTCAGTGGGCAGCCTGCTCAAGCGAGCCCAGCTCACATTCCGGAAAGAGTACGAGGCCAGATATGGAACGCGATCCTGA
- a CDS encoding DUF4019 domain-containing protein, with protein MGTFITRRTAVVLILLFLLAGPAAAQDTAAAQKAATEWLVLLDAGRYAESGTAAASTFKQAVTTDKWQEAVKTARDQVGPLKSRALKQATPAKDPPGAPAGEYIVFQYGSSFERKDTATESVSTVLDTDGTWRVVGYFVR; from the coding sequence ATGGGCACCTTCATCACTCGCCGCACGGCGGTCGTGCTGATCCTGCTGTTCCTCCTTGCCGGCCCTGCCGCCGCACAGGACACCGCAGCCGCCCAGAAGGCCGCGACCGAGTGGCTGGTCCTGCTTGACGCCGGCCGCTATGCCGAATCCGGGACGGCCGCGGCATCGACGTTCAAGCAGGCGGTCACGACGGACAAGTGGCAGGAAGCGGTCAAGACGGCGCGGGATCAGGTCGGGCCGCTGAAGTCACGGGCGTTGAAGCAGGCGACGCCTGCGAAGGACCCTCCCGGGGCGCCAGCGGGCGAGTACATCGTGTTCCAGTACGGCTCGAGCTTCGAGCGCAAGGACACCGCCACCGAGTCCGTGTCGACGGTCCTCGACACCGACGGCACGTGGCGCGTCGTCGGCTACTTCGTGCGGTAA
- a CDS encoding TfoX/Sxy family protein, with protein MTRDKGLEALINDELDSVSGLTEKGMFGGWVWLLHGNLLCGARDEGLLIRLGKGQDAWALDIDGVTPMYSGSRRMQGWVRAAPSVAADAVVRRELLDRALAFVRALPRK; from the coding sequence ATGACGCGCGACAAGGGGCTGGAAGCCCTGATCAACGACGAACTCGACTCTGTCTCCGGACTCACCGAGAAGGGCATGTTCGGCGGCTGGGTGTGGCTCCTCCACGGCAACCTGCTCTGTGGCGCACGTGATGAAGGCCTGCTGATCCGTCTCGGCAAGGGCCAGGACGCCTGGGCGCTGGACATCGACGGCGTGACCCCGATGTACTCCGGCAGCCGGCGGATGCAGGGATGGGTTCGCGCAGCGCCGAGCGTGGCCGCCGATGCCGTCGTCAGACGCGAGTTGCTCGATCGGGCGCTCGCGTTCGTGCGTGCGCTGCCCCGCAAGTGA
- a CDS encoding PQQ-binding-like beta-propeller repeat protein, with product MHRSPADIVREYGPFPGAEGVHGVTCDGQHVWFAAGDKLIAIDPETGTPVRAIEVAADAGTAFDGQHLFQLAENHIHKIDLQSGEVLATIPSPGGGGDSGLAWAEGTLWVGQYRDRKIHQVDPETGAILRTIDSNRFVTGVTWLDGELWHGTWEGDESELRRVDARSGQVLETLEMPAGVGVSGLESDGRDQFFCGGGRTGKIRTVRRRRQDQPLQLLRPEVDSPET from the coding sequence ATGCATCGATCACCTGCCGATATCGTTCGCGAGTACGGTCCTTTCCCTGGCGCCGAGGGCGTGCACGGCGTCACGTGCGACGGGCAGCATGTCTGGTTTGCGGCCGGCGACAAGCTGATCGCGATCGATCCCGAGACCGGAACGCCGGTGCGCGCGATCGAGGTGGCCGCGGATGCCGGCACGGCATTCGATGGCCAGCACCTCTTCCAACTCGCCGAGAATCACATCCACAAGATCGACCTGCAGTCCGGTGAGGTGCTTGCGACGATTCCCTCACCGGGCGGCGGCGGCGATTCGGGACTGGCGTGGGCCGAGGGCACGCTCTGGGTCGGCCAGTATCGCGACCGCAAGATTCACCAGGTCGATCCCGAGACCGGCGCGATTCTCCGCACGATCGATTCCAACCGTTTCGTCACCGGAGTAACGTGGCTCGACGGCGAGCTCTGGCACGGCACATGGGAAGGCGACGAGAGCGAGCTGAGGCGCGTCGACGCCCGATCCGGCCAGGTGCTGGAAACGCTGGAGATGCCGGCCGGCGTCGGCGTCTCCGGACTCGAGTCCGACGGCCGCGACCAGTTCTTCTGCGGCGGCGGGCGCACCGGCAAGATCAGGACCGTGCGCCGGCGTCGCCAGGACCAGCCATTGCAGTTGCTGCGTCCGGAGGTTGATAGTCCTGAGACCTGA
- a CDS encoding helix-turn-helix domain-containing protein, with protein sequence MDSLITAAARALAAGDPLGALKRVALRDDAPALALRGIAMAQLGDLARAKVLLRKAGRAFGPKESVARARCVVAEAEIALVSRDLGFPARALDAARSTLDAHGDRLNAAHARHLEVRRLLLIGRVDEAERALAALDPTPFPAASRAAHELVVAGIALRRLRTGPALAALERAADAARRAGIPALVAEVDSAFEVLDAPSARLIASGEERPLRLAEVENLLASEALVVDACRHAVRDAATIVPLATRPVLFALARALGEAWPADVPRDTLLARAFGATHADDSHRARLRVEIGRLRTKLRPLASVDATRRGFALTPRRNRTVVVLARPTDDAHASVLALLADAEAWSSSALALALGTSQRTVQRALDSLATSSRVQSFGRGRSRRWMTKPVPGFTTTLLLPASLPID encoded by the coding sequence ATGGACTCGCTGATCACGGCTGCGGCGCGTGCGCTCGCGGCAGGTGATCCACTGGGGGCGCTGAAGCGGGTTGCCCTCCGTGACGACGCGCCGGCCCTTGCGTTGCGCGGCATCGCGATGGCGCAGCTCGGCGACCTTGCGCGGGCGAAGGTGCTGCTGCGCAAGGCAGGTCGCGCGTTCGGGCCAAAGGAGTCCGTGGCACGTGCGCGTTGTGTTGTCGCCGAAGCCGAGATCGCGCTCGTCTCGCGCGACCTCGGCTTTCCCGCCAGGGCCCTCGACGCCGCACGGTCCACGCTCGACGCACACGGCGATCGACTCAACGCCGCGCATGCGCGGCATCTCGAGGTGCGCCGCCTGCTCCTCATCGGCCGTGTGGACGAGGCCGAGCGGGCGCTGGCCGCGCTCGATCCGACGCCGTTCCCTGCCGCATCCCGGGCTGCGCACGAGCTCGTTGTCGCGGGCATCGCTTTGCGACGCCTGCGGACGGGGCCGGCGCTGGCTGCGCTCGAACGGGCTGCAGATGCGGCGCGCCGTGCGGGCATTCCGGCGCTGGTGGCCGAGGTCGACAGCGCGTTCGAGGTCCTGGACGCCCCCTCCGCACGCCTGATCGCCAGTGGCGAGGAGCGCCCGCTACGACTCGCCGAGGTCGAGAACCTGCTGGCGTCCGAGGCATTGGTCGTGGACGCCTGCCGTCACGCGGTGCGCGACGCAGCCACGATTGTCCCGCTCGCCACTCGTCCGGTGCTGTTCGCGCTCGCACGGGCGCTCGGCGAAGCGTGGCCCGCCGACGTGCCGCGCGACACGCTGCTTGCGCGCGCGTTCGGCGCAACTCATGCCGACGACTCGCATCGCGCGCGGTTGCGCGTCGAGATCGGCCGGCTGCGGACCAAGCTTCGCCCGCTCGCCAGCGTGGATGCGACCCGCCGCGGCTTCGCGCTGACCCCTCGCCGCAATCGCACGGTCGTCGTGCTGGCGCGGCCGACCGACGATGCGCATGCGTCGGTGCTGGCGTTGCTGGCCGACGCCGAAGCCTGGTCGAGCTCGGCGCTGGCACTGGCACTCGGCACCAGCCAGCGCACCGTGCAGCGAGCGCTCGACTCACTTGCCACCTCATCCCGGGTGCAATCGTTCGGCAGGGGGCGATCCCGGCGCTGGATGACCAAGCCGGTGCCGGGATTCACGACGACGTTGTTACTCCCCGCCTCGCTCCCGATTGACTAG
- a CDS encoding DUF899 domain-containing protein: protein MASQATSTTHGIGTREEWLAARLELLEAEKDLTRRSDALAQRRQALPWVRVDKTYRFEIDEGSASLTDLFRGRTQLLVYHFMFGPDYTAGCPSCSSIADGFDGIAVHLSNHDVSLVAVSRAPLAKLQTYKRRMGWTFPWASSLDSDFNPDFNVRFTEEQQRQGGIVYNYRRETGWQLRVPARPADGEGPVAQIAAMTGTDVPTYTRERPGVSAFALEDGVVYHTYSAYARGLDALWGMYQWLDRAPRGRNETGVWWRRHDEYDAR, encoded by the coding sequence ATGGCGTCACAGGCAACATCGACGACACACGGCATCGGGACACGCGAAGAATGGCTGGCGGCGCGTCTCGAACTGCTCGAGGCGGAAAAGGACCTCACGCGGCGCAGCGACGCGCTGGCGCAACGGCGGCAGGCACTGCCCTGGGTCCGCGTGGACAAGACGTACCGATTCGAGATCGACGAGGGGAGCGCGTCACTCACGGACCTCTTCCGGGGACGCACGCAGCTGCTCGTCTATCACTTCATGTTCGGGCCTGACTACACGGCAGGATGCCCGTCCTGCTCTTCGATCGCTGACGGGTTCGACGGCATCGCCGTGCACCTCTCGAACCACGACGTGTCACTCGTGGCGGTCTCGCGGGCGCCCCTCGCGAAGCTGCAGACCTACAAGCGGCGCATGGGCTGGACGTTTCCCTGGGCGTCCTCGCTCGACAGCGACTTCAACCCGGACTTCAACGTGCGCTTCACGGAAGAGCAGCAGCGCCAGGGCGGCATCGTCTACAACTACCGCCGCGAGACCGGGTGGCAGCTGCGCGTGCCGGCCCGGCCGGCGGACGGCGAAGGACCGGTCGCCCAGATCGCGGCCATGACCGGAACCGACGTGCCCACGTACACGCGCGAGCGGCCCGGCGTCAGCGCGTTCGCGCTCGAGGACGGTGTCGTCTACCACACCTACTCTGCATACGCGCGCGGACTCGATGCGTTGTGGGGCATGTACCAGTGGCTCGATCGCGCGCCCCGGGGACGCAACGAGACGGGCGTGTGGTGGCGTCGCCATGACGAATACGACGCACGCTGA
- a CDS encoding DUF2182 domain-containing protein: protein MTNTTHAERRHASLDAAFLCVSAGVFVATAAVTIVSCQSMPAPGGMRMPGDWTMSMVWMRMPGQTWPGAAASFLGMWVLMMVAMMLPSLVPMLWRYRQVVGTTSHARLDALTAIAAAGYVIVWTAIGLVLFPLGMSLAAIAMREAAIARAVPLAAGVAILVAGALQFTAWKSRHLACCREMPGTGCGLSGGASTALRLGVRLGLHCACSCGNLMAILIVVGLMDVPAMGLVTVAITAERYASVSERAAHAIGIIAAVTGAMAIARAVGLG, encoded by the coding sequence ATGACGAATACGACGCACGCTGAGCGCCGGCATGCGTCGCTGGACGCCGCGTTCCTCTGTGTGAGCGCGGGAGTGTTCGTCGCCACTGCGGCGGTCACGATCGTGTCGTGCCAGTCCATGCCCGCACCGGGCGGGATGCGGATGCCCGGCGACTGGACGATGTCGATGGTGTGGATGCGGATGCCGGGCCAGACATGGCCCGGCGCCGCGGCCTCGTTCCTCGGCATGTGGGTCCTGATGATGGTGGCGATGATGCTGCCATCACTCGTTCCCATGTTGTGGCGCTACCGCCAGGTCGTCGGCACGACGAGTCACGCACGTCTCGACGCACTGACAGCCATCGCCGCGGCGGGATATGTGATCGTGTGGACGGCGATCGGGCTGGTGCTCTTTCCGTTGGGCATGTCACTGGCGGCGATTGCGATGCGCGAGGCAGCAATCGCGCGTGCCGTCCCGCTGGCGGCAGGTGTCGCCATTCTCGTTGCGGGAGCTCTCCAGTTCACTGCGTGGAAGTCACGTCATCTCGCCTGCTGCCGCGAAATGCCGGGGACCGGTTGTGGTCTGTCAGGAGGCGCTTCAACAGCATTGCGTCTTGGTGTCCGCCTCGGCCTGCACTGCGCCTGCAGCTGCGGCAACCTGATGGCCATCCTCATCGTCGTTGGCCTCATGGACGTACCGGCCATGGGGCTTGTGACCGTCGCGATCACGGCTGAACGTTACGCATCTGTCAGCGAACGCGCTGCTCACGCCATCGGCATCATCGCGGCGGTTACAGGGGCGATGGCGATCGCGCGCGCTGTCGGGCTCGGCTGA
- a CDS encoding FAD-binding oxidoreductase → MPQSVLVDCDGTPVDVAAIEPFVAAFRGSVVRSGDAEYDRARTIWNASIDKRPGLIARCSGLADVIAAVRFAREHGLLVAVRGGGHNVGGRALCDGGMVIDLSRMKGIHVDPRERRARVQPGVLLGELDRETHVFGLAVPAGVVSKTGVAGLTLGGGVGWLARKHGLTCDNVVSFEVVSAEGEVLHVSADDHPDLFWALRGGGGNFGVVTSFEYRLHPVSMVLGGLVIHPRDQATELLKFYRSMTQSAPDELGTYAALMHTPDGHPVAAIATCYCGDLAEGERILAPLRAFGSPMVDAIQPMPFPVMQTLLDAAVPDGNQNYWKSTYVRELSDDAIDVIVSHADQATSPMTAVLVEQYGGAVSRVPASNTAFGQRHLEYDLGVCTQWSDAADSARHIEWTRNFADAMAPFRTGDYLLNFLGDEGEDTIRAAFGTNYERLVEVKRRYDPTNFFRVNQNVKPHPAPIAG, encoded by the coding sequence ATGCCGCAGAGTGTTTTGGTCGACTGCGACGGTACGCCCGTCGACGTTGCCGCGATCGAGCCGTTCGTCGCCGCGTTCCGTGGATCGGTGGTGCGGAGCGGTGACGCCGAGTACGACAGAGCGAGGACGATCTGGAACGCGAGCATCGACAAGCGGCCCGGACTGATCGCGCGGTGCAGCGGCCTGGCCGACGTGATTGCCGCGGTGCGCTTCGCCCGCGAGCACGGGTTGCTCGTCGCTGTTCGCGGTGGCGGCCACAACGTCGGCGGGCGTGCGCTGTGTGACGGCGGGATGGTGATCGACCTGTCGCGCATGAAGGGCATCCACGTCGACCCCAGGGAGCGTCGCGCCCGCGTGCAACCCGGCGTGCTGCTCGGGGAGCTGGATCGTGAAACCCACGTCTTCGGTCTCGCCGTACCGGCAGGGGTTGTGTCCAAGACGGGAGTCGCCGGCCTGACCCTCGGTGGCGGTGTCGGCTGGCTCGCCAGGAAGCACGGGCTCACCTGCGACAACGTGGTCTCCTTCGAGGTGGTGTCGGCCGAGGGAGAAGTGCTGCATGTCAGCGCTGACGATCATCCGGATCTGTTCTGGGCCCTGCGAGGGGGCGGCGGCAACTTCGGGGTCGTGACCTCGTTCGAGTACCGCCTTCATCCCGTCTCCATGGTGCTGGGGGGATTGGTCATCCACCCGCGAGACCAGGCGACCGAGCTCCTGAAGTTCTACCGCTCGATGACCCAGTCGGCGCCGGACGAGCTCGGGACGTACGCGGCGCTGATGCACACGCCGGATGGCCATCCCGTTGCGGCCATCGCGACGTGTTACTGCGGCGATCTCGCGGAAGGTGAGCGCATCCTCGCCCCCTTGCGCGCCTTCGGCAGCCCGATGGTCGACGCGATCCAGCCGATGCCGTTTCCCGTGATGCAGACGCTATTGGACGCGGCGGTGCCGGATGGCAACCAGAACTACTGGAAGTCCACCTACGTGCGCGAACTCAGCGACGACGCGATCGACGTCATCGTCAGTCATGCCGACCAGGCGACGTCGCCGATGACAGCAGTACTGGTAGAGCAGTACGGTGGTGCCGTCAGTCGCGTGCCCGCGAGCAACACGGCATTTGGACAACGTCACCTGGAGTACGACTTGGGCGTTTGCACGCAATGGTCAGACGCCGCCGACTCGGCACGCCACATCGAGTGGACGCGCAACTTCGCCGACGCGATGGCGCCGTTCCGCACGGGTGACTACCTGCTGAACTTCCTGGGCGACGAAGGCGAGGACACGATCAGGGCGGCCTTCGGCACGAACTACGAGAGGCTCGTCGAGGTCAAACGCAGGTACGACCCGACCAACTTCTTCCGCGTCAACCAGAACGTCAAGCCACACCCGGCGCCGATCGCAGGGTAG
- a CDS encoding glycoside hydrolase family 18 protein, which translates to MLSRSMVLAVIAGIASLGAPPSPALVQPARRLIVGYLFAGNAVAEISDVDAARLTHINYAFANLRDGEVVEGFASDGENFRRLRELRQRHPQLRVLVAVGGWTWSGGFSDAALTVASRDRLVRSAVAFVQRHDLDGLDIDWEYPGLPGNGNTNRPEDKANFTAMMAALRAGLDDLGRRTGRTYLLTFAAGAFPRFIEHTELAQVAASIDWVNLMTYDFRVAAVDPIAGHHANLFDHPDDDKHRSGDAAVREFLAAGVPAAKLVLGVPFYGRGWMDVRAERNGLYQPGVPLTDAKGLTYARLAADLVGRDGYERHWDSTAQQPYLWNASRRIFIAYDDPESVRRKAQYVVERGLAGVMYWQHGSDRTGTLLQALHEYLQQGSTHR; encoded by the coding sequence ATGCTCAGCCGATCGATGGTGCTCGCCGTGATCGCGGGGATCGCGTCGCTTGGCGCGCCACCCTCGCCTGCCCTGGTGCAACCAGCGAGACGCCTGATCGTGGGGTACCTGTTTGCGGGCAACGCCGTTGCCGAGATATCGGACGTCGACGCCGCCCGGCTGACGCACATCAACTATGCGTTTGCCAACCTGCGCGATGGCGAAGTGGTGGAGGGCTTCGCGTCGGACGGGGAGAACTTCCGGCGCCTGCGCGAGCTGCGCCAGCGCCATCCACAGTTGCGCGTGCTGGTGGCGGTCGGCGGGTGGACGTGGTCGGGTGGCTTCTCGGACGCAGCGCTGACCGTGGCGAGCCGCGACCGCCTCGTCCGGAGCGCGGTGGCTTTCGTGCAACGTCACGACCTCGACGGACTCGACATCGACTGGGAATATCCAGGATTGCCGGGCAACGGCAACACCAATCGCCCCGAGGACAAGGCGAACTTCACCGCGATGATGGCCGCGCTGCGCGCCGGTCTCGACGACCTCGGGCGGCGCACCGGCCGGACGTACCTGCTGACATTTGCCGCGGGGGCCTTCCCGAGGTTCATCGAGCACACCGAACTGGCGCAGGTGGCGGCGTCGATCGACTGGGTCAACCTGATGACGTACGACTTCCGCGTCGCGGCCGTCGATCCCATCGCCGGACACCATGCGAACCTGTTCGACCATCCCGACGACGATAAGCACCGGTCCGGGGACGCGGCCGTGCGGGAGTTCCTGGCGGCTGGCGTGCCGGCGGCCAAACTGGTGCTCGGCGTGCCGTTCTACGGGCGCGGCTGGATGGACGTCCGTGCGGAGCGGAACGGCCTGTACCAGCCCGGTGTCCCGCTCACCGATGCGAAGGGGTTGACTTACGCACGGCTGGCCGCCGACCTGGTCGGCAGGGACGGGTACGAACGGCACTGGGATTCGACGGCGCAGCAGCCGTACCTGTGGAATGCGTCACGCCGGATCTTCATCGCCTACGACGATCCCGAGTCGGTCCGCCGCAAGGCCCAGTACGTCGTCGAGCGTGGGCTCGCCGGCGTCATGTACTGGCAGCACGGATCGGACCGGACCGGTACCCTGCTGCAGGCGCTGCACGAGTACCTCCAGCAGGGCAGCACACACCGCTGA
- a CDS encoding PHP domain-containing protein codes for MRPPSDVNAVVGGYLRDLAFAQASPQKMYGYKRAAAAIFGLETPLTELVAADGTLPRIPGIGPGSTRVIREVLESGHSPTVEDAIGHSDRQADITRRRRLRQNVLSRAEVVRVLRDPSYGGPSSDEYRGDLQMHSEWSDGSPTVDEIADSCMARGYTYAAVTDHSHGLKIAGGMSMEEAAEQRRAIDAVNASLGGRFHLLQGVEANIDIAGALDLDDDEATTFDLVLAAPHSRLRRNDDQTHRMLAAIAHPHVRILAHPRGRISGSRAGVVADWDAVFAKAARLGVAVEIDGDPARQDLDYTLARRALAAGCIFALDSDAHTTAQLWYADIALAHARLASIPADRIVNCWPLDRLLGWLSERSGAAS; via the coding sequence GTGCGACCACCATCGGACGTGAATGCTGTTGTCGGAGGCTACCTGCGCGATCTGGCGTTCGCGCAGGCGTCGCCGCAGAAGATGTACGGCTACAAACGGGCCGCGGCGGCCATCTTCGGTCTCGAGACCCCGCTCACCGAACTGGTGGCTGCCGACGGCACGCTGCCGCGGATTCCCGGCATCGGCCCGGGCTCGACGCGAGTCATCAGGGAGGTCCTGGAGAGCGGCCACTCGCCGACGGTCGAAGACGCGATCGGGCACAGTGATCGGCAGGCCGACATCACGCGCCGCCGGCGGCTCCGACAGAACGTGCTCAGTCGCGCCGAAGTCGTGCGCGTGCTCCGCGACCCGTCATACGGCGGCCCGTCGAGCGACGAGTATCGTGGCGATCTCCAGATGCACTCCGAGTGGAGCGACGGTTCGCCCACGGTCGACGAGATTGCCGATTCCTGCATGGCTCGCGGCTACACGTACGCAGCCGTCACCGATCATTCGCATGGGCTGAAGATCGCCGGTGGCATGTCGATGGAGGAGGCCGCCGAGCAGAGGCGCGCCATCGATGCCGTCAATGCGTCGTTGGGCGGGCGCTTCCACCTGTTGCAAGGCGTCGAGGCGAACATCGATATCGCGGGGGCGTTGGATCTCGACGACGACGAGGCGACCACATTCGATCTCGTCCTCGCCGCGCCACACTCGCGTCTCCGCAGGAACGACGACCAGACCCATCGCATGCTGGCCGCGATCGCCCATCCGCACGTCCGCATCCTCGCGCACCCGCGCGGTCGCATCTCAGGCTCTCGCGCAGGCGTCGTCGCCGACTGGGATGCCGTGTTCGCAAAGGCCGCGCGTCTTGGTGTCGCCGTCGAGATCGATGGCGACCCGGCGCGCCAGGATCTCGACTACACGCTGGCGCGCCGTGCCCTCGCCGCCGGCTGCATCTTCGCGCTCGACAGTGACGCTCACACCACGGCGCAGTTGTGGTACGCGGACATCGCCTTGGCCCACGCGCGGCTCGCGAGCATTCCCGCCGATCGCATCGTCAACTGCTGGCCCCTGGACCGCCTGCTCGGCTGGCTGTCCGAGCGGTCGGGCGCGGCAAGCTGA